In a genomic window of Salegentibacter salegens:
- a CDS encoding aldo/keto reductase, producing the protein MSQFKLQHKFGLGGVAIGNGFKQLSDTEAEKTLEGAWEAGVRYYDTSPWYGLGLSERRFGHFLHNKKREDYVLSTKVGRVLKATKNVPETMWNNPAPFDYKYDYSAEAVRRSVEDSLQRLGVESIDYAFIHDLSPDHNDEYEEGTTWEDHFEVAKKGAMPELEKMKEEGLIKAWGLGVNTIEPILKTLEVAKPDVFLSAIQYSLVHHKEALERLLPAIEKSEASLINAAPFNAGLLAGQKRYNYAGEMPNDISDRYKKILKIAEKHKVNLVAASLQFSLAPKAAGTVLAGASKPEQVQENVKALEIKIPSEFWEELKAENLIDQKAEVPA; encoded by the coding sequence ATGAGTCAGTTTAAATTACAACATAAATTCGGATTAGGCGGAGTCGCCATTGGTAACGGATTTAAGCAATTAAGCGATACTGAGGCTGAAAAAACACTGGAAGGAGCCTGGGAAGCCGGCGTGAGATATTATGACACCTCGCCCTGGTATGGATTAGGCTTAAGCGAAAGAAGATTTGGACATTTTCTGCATAATAAAAAACGAGAAGATTACGTGCTTTCCACCAAAGTTGGCCGGGTTTTAAAAGCCACGAAAAATGTTCCTGAAACAATGTGGAATAATCCTGCACCCTTTGATTATAAATATGATTATTCAGCTGAAGCTGTTCGCCGCTCTGTAGAAGATAGCCTGCAGCGCTTAGGCGTAGAAAGTATAGATTATGCTTTTATTCACGATCTTTCCCCAGATCATAATGATGAATATGAAGAAGGAACCACCTGGGAAGATCATTTTGAAGTCGCCAAAAAGGGTGCCATGCCAGAGCTTGAAAAAATGAAAGAAGAAGGTCTCATCAAAGCCTGGGGATTGGGAGTAAACACCATAGAACCTATTTTAAAAACTTTGGAAGTTGCAAAACCAGATGTCTTTCTTTCGGCTATTCAATATTCTTTGGTTCACCATAAAGAAGCATTAGAGCGTTTATTACCGGCTATAGAAAAAAGCGAAGCAAGTTTAATAAATGCTGCGCCATTTAATGCAGGCTTACTTGCCGGGCAAAAGCGTTATAATTATGCTGGTGAAATGCCCAATGATATTTCAGATCGATATAAAAAAATATTGAAAATTGCGGAAAAACATAAGGTAAACCTCGTGGCAGCATCGCTTCAGTTTTCTTTAGCCCCCAAAGCTGCAGGTACTGTATTGGCTGGAGCCAGTAAACCAGAACAAGTTCAGGAAAATGTAAAAGCACTGGAAATAAAAATCCCTTCGGAATTCTGGGAAGAACTAAAAGCCGAAAATCTTATTGATCAAAAAGCTGAAGTACCTGCTTAA
- a CDS encoding Fic family protein, protein MWDVDVRYREEMQSTFERLFEKKAMLEKARPLPNIALKKMKEVLSIEWTYNSNSIEGNTLTLRETQMVLQEGITVKGKSLREHFEAKNHETALDYLYTLVKTGYQLNGKDILKLHELGLRSIEDDFAGRLRNSGVRIAGANFVPPNAQKVSGLFDDLVNFVNENKQQLNVIELAMVFHHKFVWIHPFFDGNGRTVRLAMNLILMNAGFPPAIILRNDRKKYYAALNAANKGDYNKLALLMCQALERTLNIYIQALPDNDANYTEISNLVEEEQLPYGQEYISLLARQGKIDAYKEGRNWLTTKEAIQDYIKNRKRKR, encoded by the coding sequence ATGTGGGACGTAGATGTAAGATATAGAGAAGAGATGCAAAGCACTTTTGAGCGCTTGTTCGAAAAGAAAGCAATGCTGGAAAAAGCCAGGCCGTTGCCCAATATCGCTTTGAAAAAAATGAAAGAAGTTCTTTCTATAGAATGGACTTATAATTCAAATAGTATAGAAGGAAATACCCTCACCCTTAGGGAAACTCAAATGGTTTTGCAAGAAGGAATTACCGTAAAGGGAAAGTCACTGCGAGAGCATTTTGAAGCCAAAAATCACGAAACCGCTTTAGATTATTTGTATACCCTTGTCAAAACGGGTTATCAACTAAATGGTAAAGATATTCTCAAATTACACGAGTTGGGTTTAAGAAGTATAGAAGATGATTTTGCCGGGAGGTTAAGAAATTCTGGTGTGCGTATCGCTGGTGCTAATTTTGTGCCACCCAATGCCCAAAAGGTTTCAGGGTTATTTGATGATTTAGTGAATTTTGTAAATGAAAATAAGCAGCAGTTAAATGTAATTGAACTGGCTATGGTTTTTCATCATAAATTTGTTTGGATTCATCCTTTTTTCGATGGAAATGGAAGAACGGTGCGCTTGGCGATGAACCTTATTTTAATGAATGCAGGTTTTCCACCGGCTATTATTCTACGTAACGATCGCAAAAAATATTATGCCGCATTAAATGCTGCAAATAAGGGAGATTATAACAAACTTGCGCTATTAATGTGCCAGGCATTAGAACGTACTTTGAATATTTATATTCAGGCGCTGCCAGATAATGATGCTAATTATACTGAAATTTCTAACCTGGTAGAGGAGGAGCAATTGCCATATGGCCAGGAATATATTAGTTTACTGGCAAGGCAGGGAAAAATTGATGCCTATAAAGAAGGCAGAAATTGGCTTACTACTAAGGAAGCAATTCAGGATTATATTAAAAACAGAAAAAGGAAGCGCTAG
- a CDS encoding MFS transporter has protein sequence MENIKLGLKENWKQFSLLVLVNAFVGGMVGLERSILPEIAEKEFGIAATSAILSFIVVFGVVKAISNYYAGALANRFGRKNLLVLGWIFAIPIPFILIYAENWNWIIAANVLLGINQGLAWSSTVVMKIDLVGEKQRGFAMGLNEFAGYFAVAVVAFLTGWIASEYGVRPYPFYLGIGLMILGLLFSIFLIKDTRHHVAKEEGSSDMLRLKNIFWDTTWKDKNLGSVSQAGLINNLNDGMAWGLFPILLSGKGFNLEQIGIVTALYPAVWGIGQLLTGRMADIFSKKDMLFIGMLLQAIVLVILVWAETMTHFVILSSLLGWGTAMVYPTFLATIADNTHPQDRAKSIGIFRLWRDLGYAIGAILTGVIADLVSIEAAIMLIGILTLISAGIIFLRMDYNDNKAVKLLKFEK, from the coding sequence ATGGAAAATATAAAATTAGGATTAAAAGAGAACTGGAAACAATTTAGTTTATTGGTATTGGTAAATGCCTTTGTTGGCGGAATGGTAGGGCTGGAACGAAGTATTTTGCCTGAAATTGCCGAAAAAGAATTTGGTATTGCGGCAACCAGTGCCATTTTATCTTTTATTGTAGTTTTTGGAGTGGTAAAGGCGATTTCCAATTATTACGCCGGGGCATTGGCAAATAGGTTTGGAAGGAAAAACTTGTTGGTTTTGGGATGGATTTTTGCTATTCCCATTCCTTTTATCCTCATTTATGCTGAAAACTGGAACTGGATAATCGCCGCCAATGTCTTACTCGGAATAAACCAGGGATTGGCCTGGAGTAGTACCGTAGTGATGAAAATTGACCTGGTGGGTGAAAAACAGCGTGGTTTTGCAATGGGTTTAAATGAATTTGCCGGATATTTTGCAGTAGCTGTTGTAGCCTTTCTTACGGGCTGGATCGCTTCAGAATATGGCGTTAGGCCTTATCCATTCTACCTGGGAATTGGACTTATGATTCTGGGTTTACTCTTTAGTATTTTTCTAATTAAAGATACGCGACATCACGTGGCCAAAGAAGAGGGAAGCAGCGATATGTTGCGATTGAAAAATATTTTCTGGGATACTACCTGGAAAGATAAAAACCTTGGTTCTGTTAGTCAGGCGGGGCTAATCAATAATTTAAATGATGGAATGGCCTGGGGATTATTTCCTATTTTACTTTCCGGAAAAGGTTTTAATCTTGAACAAATAGGAATTGTTACTGCACTTTATCCCGCAGTTTGGGGAATAGGTCAACTGCTTACCGGAAGAATGGCCGATATTTTCAGTAAAAAAGATATGCTGTTTATTGGGATGCTCTTACAGGCAATAGTTTTGGTAATTTTAGTTTGGGCTGAAACAATGACGCATTTTGTGATACTTTCTTCTTTACTGGGCTGGGGAACCGCAATGGTTTACCCGACTTTCCTGGCAACTATTGCCGATAACACACATCCGCAGGATCGGGCAAAAAGTATTGGTATTTTCAGACTTTGGCGTGACCTGGGATATGCGATAGGAGCTATCTTAACTGGGGTAATTGCAGATTTGGTGAGTATTGAAGCAGCGATTATGTTAATTGGAATTCTAACTTTAATTTCAGCCGGAATTATTTTTCTTCGAATGGATTATAATGACAATAAAGCTGTGAAATTACTTAAATTTGAAAAATAA